One window of the Synechococcus sp. CC9311 genome contains the following:
- the mrdA gene encoding penicillin-binding protein 2, translating to MTRSASPQRDAQRHSGLRQQPLVLFGLVLLFCSAMVARLVWLQVLEGPRYRQLADENRIRLVPRSPTRGRLLDRKGRVLASSKLTYSLYVEPRLVDDAAWPELRDRLSSLMDLNPMTLDRRRQSGPDRNGYRINLASELSSEQVLRFREQSLGLKGAQVDVDILRAYPYGTLAAHTLGYTQPITEEEYTALADRGYKIRDRIGRIGVEAAYESHLRGKWGGQMLEVNAMGEVQRHLGDRPSVAGKDLTLTLDLDLQKTAEQALADKPGGAIVAMDPRNGAILALASNPNFDPNFFSKLVTTQKEYDALFSNPKKPLLSRAMNAYDPGSTWKPVTAMAGMASGKFPPEVKLNTTSCITYGGHCFPDHNGAGFGRIGYADALRFSSNTFFYQVGVGSGSLALKKAATQLGFGRKTGIEIGWEENVGLVGDEEWAKEGRGWAEPGSTPWIPEDMASASIGQSVVQITPLQLARAYSVFANGGWLVTPHLADQGLDWTAPSRRTKVPIKPSTLAKIREGLRKVVEDGTGYGLNGEGIPPAAGKTGTAEDSTGGPDHAWFASYAPYPNGEIVVVAFAQNTPGGGSVHALPMAKKVIEVWNRNRKQN from the coding sequence ATGACGCGCTCCGCTTCTCCTCAAAGGGACGCTCAGCGTCACAGCGGCTTGCGCCAGCAGCCCCTGGTTTTGTTCGGATTGGTGCTGTTGTTTTGCAGCGCCATGGTTGCTCGGTTGGTGTGGCTCCAGGTGTTGGAGGGCCCTCGCTACAGGCAGCTGGCGGATGAAAACCGCATACGACTCGTACCCAGATCGCCAACGCGTGGTCGTCTCCTTGATCGCAAAGGGCGGGTATTGGCCTCCAGCAAGCTCACCTATTCGCTTTATGTGGAGCCGCGCTTGGTGGATGACGCGGCCTGGCCGGAGCTGCGCGATCGCCTTTCAAGTCTTATGGATCTCAACCCGATGACCCTGGATCGTCGCCGCCAGTCGGGGCCGGATCGCAATGGCTACCGCATCAATTTGGCCAGCGAACTCAGTTCCGAGCAGGTGCTTCGCTTCCGGGAGCAGTCCCTCGGACTGAAGGGCGCTCAAGTGGACGTGGACATTCTTCGTGCCTATCCCTACGGAACACTGGCAGCCCATACGCTCGGCTACACCCAGCCGATCACTGAAGAGGAATACACAGCACTGGCTGATCGGGGTTACAAGATTCGCGATCGGATTGGACGCATCGGGGTAGAGGCGGCCTACGAGTCGCACTTGCGGGGCAAGTGGGGCGGGCAAATGCTTGAAGTGAATGCTATGGGGGAAGTGCAGAGGCATCTAGGTGATCGTCCATCTGTTGCCGGTAAAGACCTCACGCTCACTCTCGATCTTGATCTTCAGAAGACGGCTGAGCAGGCTTTGGCTGATAAACCTGGCGGCGCAATCGTGGCTATGGACCCTCGCAACGGAGCGATCTTGGCCCTTGCGAGCAACCCGAATTTTGACCCCAATTTTTTCTCGAAATTGGTGACGACTCAAAAGGAATACGACGCGCTGTTTTCCAATCCCAAAAAGCCGCTGTTAAGCCGTGCCATGAATGCCTATGACCCTGGAAGCACTTGGAAGCCCGTGACAGCGATGGCAGGAATGGCGTCGGGCAAATTTCCGCCGGAGGTCAAGTTGAACACCACCTCCTGCATCACCTATGGCGGCCATTGTTTTCCTGATCACAATGGCGCTGGATTTGGACGGATTGGCTACGCCGACGCCCTGCGCTTCTCCAGCAATACGTTTTTCTATCAAGTCGGTGTTGGTTCGGGCTCGCTCGCTCTCAAGAAAGCGGCCACTCAACTTGGTTTCGGGCGTAAGACGGGGATCGAAATCGGTTGGGAGGAAAATGTGGGTCTCGTTGGAGATGAAGAGTGGGCAAAGGAGGGGCGAGGCTGGGCGGAGCCTGGTTCCACTCCTTGGATTCCTGAGGACATGGCCTCTGCTTCGATTGGCCAGTCCGTGGTGCAGATCACCCCTCTCCAATTGGCAAGGGCTTATTCCGTGTTTGCCAATGGTGGCTGGTTGGTAACGCCCCACCTTGCTGATCAAGGCTTGGATTGGACAGCTCCATCGCGGCGTACCAAGGTGCCGATCAAGCCATCAACCCTGGCCAAGATCCGTGAAGGCTTGCGCAAGGTGGTGGAGGACGGCACCGGCTATGGCCTGAATGGTGAGGGCATTCCTCCTGCGGCTGGTAAGACCGGTACAGCAGAGGACAGCACGGGAGGCCCAGATCATGCCTGGTTTGCCAGTTATGCCCCCTATCCGAATGGAGAGATCGTTGTGGTGGCCTTCGCTCAGAACACGCCGGGGGGTGGTTCAGTGCATGCTTTGCCGATGGCCAAGAAAGTGATTGAGGTGTGGAACCGCAATCGCAAACAGAATTGA
- the rplT gene encoding 50S ribosomal protein L20, translating to MARVKRGNVARKRRNKILRLARGFRGSNGTLFRTANQRVMKALCNAYRDRRRRKRDFRRLWIARINAAARMNGVSYSRLIGGLKKADVRINRKMLAQMAVVDPASFANVVNATQG from the coding sequence ATGGCTCGCGTCAAGAGAGGCAATGTTGCCCGTAAACGCCGCAATAAAATTCTTCGCTTAGCCCGTGGTTTCCGCGGCAGCAACGGAACACTCTTCCGCACAGCAAACCAACGCGTCATGAAGGCGCTTTGTAATGCCTACCGCGACCGTCGTCGTCGCAAGCGTGATTTCCGCCGTCTTTGGATTGCACGGATCAACGCTGCCGCACGGATGAATGGCGTGAGCTACAGCCGCTTGATCGGTGGTCTCAAGAAAGCTGATGTGCGGATCAACCGCAAAATGTTGGCACAAATGGCCGTTGTTGATCCTGCGAGTTTCGCCAACGTTGTGAATGCCACTCAGGGTTAA
- the psb34 gene encoding photosystem II assembly protein Psb34, translated as MQVTEEDGGRLNAFAKEPRMEVISEGASLSNGSRLLIISGAVLVVALMALSVAVS; from the coding sequence ATGCAGGTCACTGAAGAAGATGGCGGTCGCCTCAACGCCTTCGCAAAGGAACCGCGCATGGAAGTCATCAGCGAGGGAGCCTCTCTCAGCAACGGCTCTCGGCTCCTGATCATCTCCGGCGCAGTGCTTGTTGTCGCACTCATGGCTCTGTCCGTAGCCGTCAGCTGA
- a CDS encoding SpoIID/LytB domain-containing protein, whose protein sequence is MLNPVAADVSLTPPFGWLKCRVVVPLALVSAIACGCRAQEATLESGSPVVVTHRSVPLPPKANQAPLWVALDDHLGRGTTTQRSGPLLTLNSAGQQSLRMRDGSGAEVAEARSLRLSWRLAPLAEPVDIARQIAGPFASFESAERIANRWRNQGVVARVAHPGDWEVWAPIDAEPLEGVPVRRWMRTVKTEMKAVLEGPSGGRTLTGPLMLEAPNGLLWQGGVLRGPFRLQPDAYGSWTLLEQVPLERYLEGVVPHEIGAGSPRAALEAQAVLARTWALANSHRFAIDGYHLCSDTQCQVYSDPRQASAAVRQAIRATSGQVLAWNGEPIQAWYHASNGGVMAGGDEAWAMDSLPYVQARADGSEAWVNGMALPMKDASSVSGLLARSEGAYGTNHPRFRWSRTYSAGQVAQALSAAGLPSGVPSDLSVQKRGASGRVLALDIEMSGDGEAVLLQLDGIRRTLRRLPSTLFVIETLGPDRWRFNGGGFGHGVGLSQAGAIDLAARGWSFERILSHYYPGTTLTSVQPSASSVTGQAP, encoded by the coding sequence ATGCTGAACCCAGTTGCAGCGGACGTGTCCTTGACTCCTCCCTTTGGCTGGCTGAAGTGCCGGGTCGTAGTGCCGTTGGCGTTGGTGAGTGCCATCGCTTGTGGCTGCCGCGCTCAAGAAGCGACCCTTGAGTCGGGTTCTCCTGTCGTTGTGACCCATCGGTCTGTGCCTTTGCCGCCCAAGGCCAATCAAGCGCCTTTGTGGGTGGCACTGGACGATCACCTCGGCCGCGGCACCACCACGCAACGTTCCGGGCCTTTGCTCACTTTGAACAGTGCTGGCCAGCAGTCCCTGCGCATGAGGGATGGATCTGGAGCCGAGGTCGCCGAGGCAAGGTCGCTGCGTCTCAGCTGGCGACTTGCTCCTTTGGCGGAACCTGTAGACATTGCACGCCAGATTGCTGGCCCCTTCGCCAGTTTTGAATCAGCGGAGCGGATTGCCAATCGTTGGCGCAATCAAGGTGTGGTTGCCCGTGTCGCCCATCCCGGCGACTGGGAGGTGTGGGCACCCATTGATGCTGAGCCGCTTGAAGGGGTCCCGGTGCGGAGATGGATGCGCACGGTCAAAACGGAAATGAAAGCCGTCTTGGAGGGCCCATCGGGTGGACGCACCTTGACGGGTCCGCTGATGCTGGAGGCTCCGAACGGTCTTCTTTGGCAGGGAGGCGTTCTGCGTGGCCCATTTCGTCTTCAGCCGGATGCCTACGGCAGTTGGACATTGCTGGAACAAGTTCCGCTTGAGCGTTATTTAGAGGGGGTGGTTCCCCATGAAATTGGCGCCGGATCTCCCAGGGCGGCACTCGAGGCTCAGGCGGTGTTGGCGCGCACCTGGGCCCTGGCGAATAGCCATCGGTTTGCAATCGATGGCTATCACCTCTGCAGTGATACGCAGTGCCAGGTGTACAGCGATCCCCGTCAAGCCAGTGCTGCAGTGCGTCAGGCGATTCGTGCCACGTCCGGACAAGTGTTGGCGTGGAATGGCGAGCCGATTCAAGCCTGGTATCACGCCAGTAATGGTGGAGTGATGGCTGGCGGAGATGAGGCCTGGGCGATGGACTCACTTCCTTACGTTCAGGCCCGTGCCGATGGCTCAGAGGCATGGGTCAATGGAATGGCGTTGCCAATGAAGGACGCCTCTTCCGTGAGTGGCTTGCTAGCGCGCAGCGAGGGTGCCTATGGCACGAATCACCCCCGTTTTCGTTGGTCGCGAACGTATAGCGCTGGCCAAGTGGCCCAGGCTTTAAGTGCAGCTGGTCTTCCTTCTGGTGTCCCCAGTGATCTCAGCGTTCAGAAGAGAGGTGCGAGTGGAAGAGTGCTGGCTCTCGACATTGAGATGTCGGGTGATGGGGAGGCGGTCCTGTTGCAGCTGGATGGCATCCGTCGCACCTTGCGTCGCCTGCCCAGCACTTTGTTTGTGATTGAGACACTTGGGCCCGATCGATGGCGTTTTAACGGTGGAGGATTTGGTCATGGAGTGGGCCTCTCGCAAGCTGGCGCCATCGATTTGGCGGCTCGAGGTTGGAGCTTTGAACGGATCCTCAGCCACTACTACCCGGGCACAACATTGACCTCGGTTCAGCCGTCAGCAAGCTCCGTAACTGGTCAGGCCCCTTAA
- a CDS encoding thiazole synthase, whose protein sequence is MDPTHSHDDALQIGGRTFNSRLITGTGKYPSLEAMQHSLQRSGCEMVTVAVRRVQAVAEGHAGLMEAIDWSQIWMLPNTAGCTNAEEAVRVARLGRELAKLAGQDNNFVKLEVIPDSRHLLPDPFGTLEAAEMLVKEGFTVLPYINADPLLAKRLEDVGCATVMPLGSPIGSGQGLRNAANIGLIIENAKVPVVVDAGIGVPSDAAQAMEMGADAVLINSAIALSGQPPLMAEAMANAVNAGRQSLRAGRLPTRPEASPSSPTSGRING, encoded by the coding sequence ATGGATCCGACCCACTCTCACGACGATGCACTCCAAATCGGAGGACGCACTTTCAACAGCAGACTGATCACCGGGACGGGCAAATACCCAAGTCTGGAGGCCATGCAGCACAGCCTGCAGCGCTCAGGCTGCGAGATGGTCACAGTTGCCGTTCGGCGGGTTCAGGCGGTCGCTGAAGGACATGCAGGGCTGATGGAAGCGATTGACTGGTCACAAATCTGGATGCTTCCCAATACGGCGGGGTGCACCAACGCGGAAGAGGCCGTGCGGGTCGCCCGGCTCGGCAGGGAGCTCGCCAAGCTGGCAGGTCAGGACAACAATTTTGTGAAACTCGAGGTCATTCCAGACAGTCGCCATTTGCTGCCCGACCCTTTTGGAACATTGGAAGCAGCAGAAATGCTGGTGAAGGAGGGCTTCACAGTGCTGCCTTACATCAATGCCGACCCACTGCTGGCCAAGCGCTTAGAAGATGTGGGCTGCGCCACCGTGATGCCGCTGGGATCCCCTATCGGATCAGGTCAGGGATTGCGCAATGCCGCCAACATTGGCCTAATCATTGAGAACGCCAAGGTACCGGTGGTGGTCGATGCTGGAATTGGCGTGCCCAGTGATGCAGCCCAGGCCATGGAGATGGGCGCGGATGCGGTTCTGATCAACAGCGCCATTGCTCTTTCGGGACAACCTCCTCTGATGGCAGAAGCCATGGCCAACGCCGTTAATGCAGGGCGCCAATCCCTGCGGGCTGGGCGGTTGCCAACCCGCCCAGAAGCCTCTCCAAGCTCCCCCACAAGCGGACGGATCAACGGCTAG
- the guaA gene encoding glutamine-hydrolyzing GMP synthase, with product MSSVQSEGQRKPAIVILDFGSQYSELIARRVRETEVFSVVLGYSTSAEELRALAPRGIILSGGPSSVYADEAPLCDPAIWDLGVPVLGVCYGMQLMVQQLGGQVVAATGKAEYGKAPLKVDDPTALLTNVESGSTMWMSHGDSVEALPDGFLRLAHTANTPEAAIANHKRRLYGVQFHPEVVHSTGGMVMIRNFVYHICGCEPDWTTEAFIDEAVANVRDQVGQKRVLLALSGGVDSSTLAFLLKKAIGDQLTCMFIDQGFMRKGEPEFLMEFFDRKFNIHVEYINARERFIKKLDGITDPEEKRKIIGTEFIRVFEEESRRLGPFDYLVQGTLYPDVIESAGTNVDPKTGERVAVKIKSHHNVGGLPKDLRFKLVEPLRKLFKDEVRKVGRTLGLPEEIVSRHPFPGPGLAIRILGEVTEEKLDCLRDADLIVREEVNAAGLYHDIWQAFAVLLPVRSVGVMGDKRTYAWPIVLRCVSSEDGMTADWSRLPYDLMEVISNRIVNEVKGVNRVVMDITSKPPGTIEWE from the coding sequence ATGTCATCAGTCCAGAGCGAAGGTCAGCGCAAACCGGCCATCGTCATTCTTGATTTCGGTTCCCAGTACTCGGAACTGATTGCACGCCGCGTTCGTGAGACGGAGGTGTTTTCGGTGGTGTTGGGCTACAGCACCAGCGCTGAAGAATTACGGGCCTTGGCTCCGCGTGGAATCATCCTCAGCGGAGGCCCAAGTTCGGTTTATGCCGATGAGGCTCCCCTCTGCGATCCAGCGATTTGGGATCTGGGCGTCCCTGTGCTGGGGGTCTGCTACGGCATGCAGTTGATGGTTCAGCAGCTTGGTGGTCAGGTGGTCGCGGCTACGGGTAAGGCTGAATACGGCAAGGCTCCGCTCAAGGTGGATGACCCCACTGCACTTCTCACGAATGTTGAGAGTGGCTCCACGATGTGGATGAGTCACGGTGATTCCGTGGAGGCTTTGCCCGACGGCTTCCTGCGTTTGGCTCATACAGCGAATACGCCTGAGGCGGCTATCGCGAATCACAAGCGACGCTTATACGGCGTTCAATTTCACCCTGAGGTGGTTCATTCCACTGGTGGAATGGTGATGATTCGCAATTTTGTGTATCACATCTGTGGTTGTGAACCGGATTGGACCACTGAGGCTTTTATCGATGAAGCAGTGGCAAATGTGCGTGATCAAGTTGGTCAAAAGAGAGTGCTGCTTGCTCTCTCAGGAGGCGTGGATTCTTCAACCCTTGCTTTTTTATTGAAGAAAGCGATTGGAGATCAACTTACCTGCATGTTTATTGATCAAGGCTTCATGCGTAAAGGCGAACCTGAATTCCTGATGGAGTTCTTTGATCGTAAATTTAATATTCATGTTGAGTATATCAATGCTCGTGAACGGTTTATCAAAAAGCTTGATGGCATTACGGATCCAGAAGAGAAGCGCAAAATCATTGGCACGGAATTCATCCGTGTGTTTGAAGAAGAGAGTCGCCGTCTAGGCCCATTTGATTATTTAGTCCAGGGCACGCTTTATCCGGATGTGATTGAAAGTGCTGGCACCAACGTGGATCCCAAAACCGGGGAGCGTGTGGCTGTGAAGATCAAGAGCCATCACAACGTGGGAGGTCTTCCTAAGGATCTGCGCTTCAAGTTGGTGGAGCCCCTACGCAAGCTGTTTAAGGATGAAGTTCGTAAGGTTGGTCGAACGCTTGGGTTGCCCGAGGAGATCGTGAGTCGCCATCCATTCCCAGGCCCTGGACTAGCGATTCGCATCTTGGGCGAAGTCACGGAGGAAAAGCTCGATTGTTTGCGTGATGCAGATCTGATTGTGCGCGAGGAAGTGAACGCAGCGGGGCTCTATCACGACATTTGGCAGGCGTTTGCGGTGCTTCTTCCCGTGCGCTCAGTGGGTGTGATGGGTGATAAGCGCACTTATGCCTGGCCGATCGTGCTGCGCTGTGTATCGAGTGAGGACGGCATGACCGCTGATTGGTCGAGGCTTCCTTATGACCTTATGGAAGTGATTTCCAATCGGATTGTGAATGAGGTGAAAGGAGTGAATCGCGTGGTAATGGACATCACTAGCAAGCCTCCAGGAACGATTGAGTGGGAATAG
- a CDS encoding glycosyltransferase family 1 protein translates to MKIAFFTETFLPKVDGIVTRLTKTVKHLVDAGDEVVVFCPEGAPSHYMGAKVVGVPAMPLPLYPELKLALPRPAVSEAIDAFQPDLIHVVNPAVLGLGGIWLAKTKSIPLIASYHTHLPKYLEHYGMGMLEPLLWELLKAAHNQAVLNLCTSTAMVQELSDKGIQHTALWQRGVDTELFRPELRSPELRQRLLGEYDDRGALLLYVGRLSAEKQIERIRPVLEALPDTRLALVGDGPHRQQLEKHFEGTATTFVGYLAGEELAGAYASGDAFLFPSSTETLGLVLLEAMAAGCPVVGANRGGIPDIISDGVNGCLYEPDGADAGAGSLIEATGKLLGNDLERQALRNAARSEAERWGWAGATEQLRGYYRQVLSSDISSAA, encoded by the coding sequence TTGAAAATCGCCTTTTTTACAGAAACGTTCCTCCCCAAAGTTGACGGCATCGTGACCCGGCTCACCAAAACGGTGAAGCATTTGGTGGATGCAGGAGACGAGGTGGTGGTGTTCTGTCCGGAAGGCGCACCGAGCCATTACATGGGAGCCAAGGTGGTGGGAGTTCCCGCCATGCCCTTGCCGCTCTACCCAGAGCTGAAGCTGGCCTTGCCGCGGCCTGCTGTCTCCGAGGCCATCGATGCCTTCCAGCCGGACCTGATCCACGTGGTCAACCCAGCGGTTCTGGGATTGGGAGGCATCTGGCTCGCCAAGACCAAATCCATCCCACTGATCGCCAGTTATCACACGCACCTGCCGAAGTATCTCGAGCACTACGGCATGGGCATGCTCGAACCCCTGCTGTGGGAGCTGCTCAAAGCGGCCCATAACCAAGCTGTGCTGAATCTCTGCACCTCCACCGCAATGGTGCAAGAGCTAAGTGATAAGGGCATCCAGCACACCGCCTTGTGGCAGAGGGGCGTGGATACGGAGCTGTTCCGGCCAGAGTTGCGTAGCCCCGAACTCCGTCAACGCTTACTCGGTGAATACGACGACCGCGGCGCGCTTCTGCTGTATGTCGGACGGCTCTCCGCAGAAAAACAAATCGAACGGATCCGTCCGGTGCTCGAAGCACTACCCGATACGCGACTGGCACTGGTGGGCGATGGCCCTCACCGACAGCAACTGGAGAAGCATTTCGAGGGAACCGCCACTACCTTTGTGGGCTATCTGGCTGGCGAGGAACTCGCTGGGGCTTACGCCAGCGGTGATGCCTTCCTCTTCCCCTCAAGCACCGAAACCCTTGGCCTTGTGTTGCTCGAGGCAATGGCAGCTGGATGCCCAGTGGTGGGAGCCAATCGCGGCGGCATCCCGGACATCATCAGCGACGGCGTCAACGGTTGTCTCTACGAACCGGACGGTGCAGATGCAGGGGCAGGTAGCTTGATCGAAGCCACCGGCAAACTGCTCGGCAATGACCTCGAGCGTCAAGCCCTCCGCAATGCCGCCCGATCGGAAGCCGAACGATGGGGCTGGGCCGGGGCAACAGAGCAGCTACGCGGCTATTACCGCCAGGTGCTCTCCTCAGACATCAGCTCAGCGGCGTAA
- a CDS encoding NAD-dependent epimerase/dehydratase family protein — translation MKVLVLGGDGFCGWPCAVNLADQDHDVVIVDNLSRRKIDIDLEVESLTPIVSIGERLNVWESIGGKPMRFIHMDIAHEYQRLLDLIIEEKPDSIVHFAEQRAAPYSMKSSATKRYTVDNNVNGTHNLLAAIVESGQDIHVVHLGTMGVYGYGSHRGATIPEGYLKVEVPQPDGSRFEEEILHPASPGSVYHMTKTLDQLLFLYYNKNDKVRITDLHQGIVWGTNTEATDRDPRLTNRFDYDGDYGTVLNRFLMQAAIGYPLTVHGTGGQTRAFIHIRDSVRCVQLALENRPEKGERVKIFNQMTESHQVGELAKKVAALTGAQVNNLPNPRNEAVENDLIVDNRCFIELGLKPTTLDDGLLKEVVEIATRYADRCDRNRILCTSAWTKTQAQAIGNAS, via the coding sequence TTGAAGGTTCTCGTTTTAGGTGGTGACGGCTTCTGCGGCTGGCCTTGTGCGGTGAATTTGGCCGACCAAGATCACGATGTTGTGATCGTGGACAACCTCAGCCGTCGCAAGATCGACATCGACCTTGAGGTGGAATCGTTGACGCCGATCGTGAGCATCGGTGAACGTCTGAACGTGTGGGAAAGCATTGGCGGCAAGCCCATGCGATTCATCCATATGGATATCGCCCACGAGTACCAGCGGCTTCTCGACCTCATCATCGAAGAGAAGCCGGATTCGATCGTGCACTTCGCCGAACAGCGAGCTGCGCCTTACTCGATGAAGAGCAGTGCTACCAAGCGCTACACCGTTGACAACAACGTCAACGGCACCCACAACCTGCTGGCAGCGATCGTGGAATCTGGCCAAGACATCCACGTGGTGCACCTCGGCACGATGGGTGTGTATGGCTATGGATCCCACCGTGGCGCCACCATTCCTGAGGGCTACCTCAAGGTGGAAGTGCCCCAACCTGACGGCAGCCGTTTTGAAGAGGAAATTCTTCATCCGGCCAGTCCTGGCAGCGTTTATCACATGACCAAGACGCTCGATCAGTTGCTGTTCCTCTACTACAACAAGAACGACAAAGTCCGAATTACTGACCTTCACCAAGGCATTGTTTGGGGCACCAACACCGAGGCCACGGATCGCGATCCGCGCCTCACCAACCGCTTTGATTACGACGGTGACTACGGAACGGTTCTGAACCGCTTCCTGATGCAAGCAGCGATCGGATATCCACTCACGGTGCATGGCACCGGCGGTCAAACCCGCGCCTTCATTCACATCCGTGACTCGGTGCGTTGTGTGCAGCTCGCGCTCGAAAATCGACCTGAGAAAGGCGAACGGGTCAAGATCTTCAATCAAATGACCGAGAGCCACCAGGTGGGCGAATTGGCCAAGAAGGTGGCTGCTTTAACAGGTGCTCAGGTCAACAATCTCCCCAATCCACGCAACGAAGCCGTTGAAAACGATCTGATCGTGGACAACCGCTGTTTCATCGAGCTGGGGCTCAAACCCACCACACTTGATGACGGGCTGTTGAAGGAGGTGGTGGAAATCGCCACACGCTATGCGGATCGCTGCGACCGCAATCGCATCCTCTGCACGTCGGCCTGGACCAAGACTCAGGCCCAAGCCATTGGCAACGCTTCCTAA
- the rpmI gene encoding 50S ribosomal protein L35: MPKLKTRKAAAKRFKATGTGKFMRRRAFHNHLLDHKTPKQKRHLKTKAVVDRTDEERVTLMMPYA, translated from the coding sequence ATGCCCAAGCTCAAGACCCGCAAAGCAGCCGCCAAGCGGTTCAAAGCAACAGGCACTGGCAAGTTCATGCGTCGCCGCGCCTTTCATAATCACCTTCTCGATCACAAAACGCCGAAACAGAAGCGTCATTTGAAGACCAAGGCTGTGGTGGATCGCACCGATGAGGAACGCGTCACGCTGATGATGCCCTACGCCTGA
- the cbiD gene encoding cobalt-precorrin-5B (C(1))-methyltransferase CbiD: MTQSRTDSPQGLTLPVWVAAAARAATQVLCGQAFENPQSLKIPGRDQPLSVQVQSAAPLQRGEQALAISRCDPGPGLDLTRDLEIWVQVRWSQPETGWLEIVPGEGLGRQGSEGDLCASDFARRVMEANLRDLVPTGRCLQLEVVFPLGRELAQRTSNAAFGVVDGLALIGTQAEVQSSASPDQLRASLDALQAIAGAADFCGSLTLVIGENGLDLAHQLGLADQQPLLKAGNWIGPLLVASAEAGISNLLLLGYHGKLVKLAGGIFHTHHHLADGRLEVLAAIALQQGLGVDLIKDLLGCASMESALQELQKRDSTRADQVWQAIAQAVEVRSEAYLKRYGTWPMRVGAALFDRQRQLRWTGLTGLSLLACCGLGIHSEGDEAGFGPSLR, from the coding sequence ATCACGCAATCCCGCACAGACTCCCCCCAAGGGCTGACTCTCCCCGTCTGGGTTGCCGCCGCAGCTCGAGCGGCTACGCAAGTGTTGTGTGGACAGGCGTTCGAAAATCCACAATCGCTGAAGATTCCAGGTCGCGACCAGCCCCTCAGCGTGCAGGTTCAATCGGCAGCGCCCTTGCAAAGAGGAGAGCAAGCTTTGGCGATCAGCCGCTGTGATCCAGGACCAGGTCTCGATCTCACTCGAGATTTAGAAATTTGGGTTCAGGTGCGTTGGAGTCAACCGGAAACAGGTTGGTTGGAGATCGTGCCGGGGGAGGGGCTCGGTAGACAGGGGTCTGAGGGTGATCTTTGCGCTTCTGATTTCGCCCGCCGCGTGATGGAGGCCAATCTGCGCGACCTGGTTCCTACTGGTCGATGTCTGCAGTTGGAAGTTGTGTTTCCGCTCGGCCGCGAGCTGGCCCAGCGCACGAGTAATGCAGCGTTTGGCGTGGTGGATGGCTTGGCCTTGATCGGCACGCAAGCCGAGGTGCAATCGAGTGCATCGCCGGATCAGCTGCGCGCCAGCCTTGATGCTCTTCAGGCGATTGCGGGAGCAGCCGATTTTTGCGGATCCCTCACCCTTGTGATTGGGGAAAACGGGTTGGATCTCGCCCATCAACTGGGTCTTGCTGATCAACAGCCTCTGCTTAAGGCAGGGAACTGGATTGGACCTTTGCTTGTGGCCAGTGCGGAAGCGGGCATTAGCAACCTGCTGTTGCTCGGCTATCACGGAAAGCTGGTCAAATTGGCTGGCGGGATCTTCCATACCCACCACCATTTGGCGGATGGTCGATTAGAGGTTCTTGCGGCGATTGCCCTGCAGCAGGGACTTGGTGTGGATCTGATCAAAGACCTACTGGGTTGTGCGTCGATGGAATCGGCGCTGCAAGAGCTTCAGAAGCGCGATTCCACAAGGGCAGATCAGGTCTGGCAAGCGATCGCACAGGCGGTTGAAGTAAGAAGCGAGGCTTACCTAAAGCGTTATGGCACTTGGCCTATGCGGGTTGGTGCGGCGTTATTTGATCGCCAACGCCAGTTGCGTTGGACCGGATTGACAGGACTCTCCCTTCTCGCCTGCTGCGGACTTGGCATTCATTCGGAAGGGGATGAGGCAGGCTTTGGTCCTTCTCTACGCTGA